Proteins found in one Mytilus edulis chromosome 2, xbMytEdul2.2, whole genome shotgun sequence genomic segment:
- the LOC139513632 gene encoding uncharacterized protein isoform X1 has product MLTLLVTNVHLITTPGDNGIPLPCQIIKMHRKEFGTSGGVNLFERGPHNPIPTHNYLSGDGKSNIYMGAAHYVPSEIDWIKYHQYRSLPRDTKRDAIDMQSEDQWVDFMRNRDTPGAYYHKDVGLKQTGIPDLRLGGYTRNLPTMPPKDVFQDPWPKSDAWAPPQRAGRGDYYGYYHEAIEAERERRKKELPESMRIEPRDIPKL; this is encoded by the exons ATGTTGACATTATTGGTTACTAATGTACACTTAATCACGACACCTGGTGATAACGGTATACCTTTACCTTGTCAG ATAATAAAGATGCATCGTAAAGAATTTGGTACAAGTGGTGGTGTGAATCTGTTTGAACGTGGACCTCACAACCCGATACCTACCCACAACTATCTAAGTGGGGATGGAAAGTCTAACATCTACATGGGAGCGGCTCATTACGTTCCATCAGAGATAGACTGGATTAAGTACCATCAGTACAGGTCCTTACCTCGAGATACCAAACGTGATGCTATTGACATGCAGTCTGAGGACCAGTGGGTGGATTTCATGAGGAACAGAGACACACCTGGTG CATATTACCACAAGGACGTTGGTTTAAAACAGACTGGAATTCCAGATCTCCGACTAGGAGGATACACGAGGAATTTACCAACAATGCCACCAAAAGACGTCTTCCAAGATCCCTGGCCTAAGTCTGATGCCTGGGCGCCGCCGCAGAGAGCAGGAAGAGGAGATTACTATGGATATTATCACGAGGCAATAGAGGCTGAAAGAGAAAGAAGGAAGAAAGAACTACCAGAAAGCATGCGTATCGAACCTAGAGACATTCCAAAATTGTGA
- the LOC139513632 gene encoding uncharacterized protein isoform X2, translating to MHRKEFGTSGGVNLFERGPHNPIPTHNYLSGDGKSNIYMGAAHYVPSEIDWIKYHQYRSLPRDTKRDAIDMQSEDQWVDFMRNRDTPGAYYHKDVGLKQTGIPDLRLGGYTRNLPTMPPKDVFQDPWPKSDAWAPPQRAGRGDYYGYYHEAIEAERERRKKELPESMRIEPRDIPKL from the exons ATGCATCGTAAAGAATTTGGTACAAGTGGTGGTGTGAATCTGTTTGAACGTGGACCTCACAACCCGATACCTACCCACAACTATCTAAGTGGGGATGGAAAGTCTAACATCTACATGGGAGCGGCTCATTACGTTCCATCAGAGATAGACTGGATTAAGTACCATCAGTACAGGTCCTTACCTCGAGATACCAAACGTGATGCTATTGACATGCAGTCTGAGGACCAGTGGGTGGATTTCATGAGGAACAGAGACACACCTGGTG CATATTACCACAAGGACGTTGGTTTAAAACAGACTGGAATTCCAGATCTCCGACTAGGAGGATACACGAGGAATTTACCAACAATGCCACCAAAAGACGTCTTCCAAGATCCCTGGCCTAAGTCTGATGCCTGGGCGCCGCCGCAGAGAGCAGGAAGAGGAGATTACTATGGATATTATCACGAGGCAATAGAGGCTGAAAGAGAAAGAAGGAAGAAAGAACTACCAGAAAGCATGCGTATCGAACCTAGAGACATTCCAAAATTGTGA
- the LOC139513633 gene encoding uncharacterized protein: MYRAEFGTSGGTNIRERGPYNSTPFYNYLSGTGKSHVYRGPAYYVPSENRWMAFHEYRSLPRETKRDAILFESEDDWVTYQRKRDAEHPPSGIYMSGVPTQYTGVPVPTLLPSQSSAWSRRWTGSGYYLPSGNKWFRDQDSPGIPRESRLFINEEDWIKFKYASDNPVMPR; this comes from the exons ATGTATAGAGCAGAATTCGGCACGAGTGGAGGTACAAATATTAGAGAGCGAGGGCCATACAACTCTACTCCATTTTACAACTATCTCAGCGGAACTGGAAAGTCGCATGTCTACCGAGGTCCTGCGTACTATGTTCCATCAGAGAACAGATGGATGGCATTCCACGAATACCGATCATTACCACGTGAAACCAAAAGAGATGCTATTCTGTTCGAGTCTGAAGATGATTGGGTGACATATCAAAGGAAAAGGGATGCCGAACATCCACCTTCGG GTATATATATGTCTGGTGTTCCAACACAATACACTGGTGTACCTGTTCCAACTTTACTACCATCGCAGTCTTCAGCGTGGAGTCGCCGTTGGACAGGATCAGGTTACTACTTACCTTCCGGAAATAAATGGTTCCGTGACCAGGACAGTCCAGGAATTCCGAGAGAATCAAGATTGTTTATTAACGAAGAGGATTGGATAAAATTTAAATATGCATCAGACAATCCTGTTATGCCTAGATAA